The following coding sequences are from one Verrucosispora sp. WMMD573 window:
- a CDS encoding helix-turn-helix domain-containing protein, whose translation MEPRFLLLSDVATELNVSDSQVYHMVRSGELPAIKIGGRGQWRVERARLEEYIERKYAETAEWVRGNPLAERDSD comes from the coding sequence GTGGAACCGAGGTTCCTGCTCCTGTCCGACGTGGCCACCGAGCTGAACGTGTCGGATTCGCAGGTCTACCACATGGTACGCAGCGGAGAGCTGCCCGCGATCAAGATCGGCGGCCGGGGGCAGTGGCGGGTGGAGCGCGCCCGCCTGGAGGAGTACATCGAGCGCAAGTACGCCGAAACCGCCGAGTGGGTACGCGGTAACCCGTTGGCGGAGCGCGACTCCGACTAG
- a CDS encoding Rv3235 family protein: MTDLRRPGPARPPVRLRPAPAFEPPSVDEDTTGWPRPADGQLALDLFAAARQWPGSRGPARPPLPGAASRSGGRPVAPGVPWSGEPGRPTGSGPPGPGHAPARHLPAGALTTATPAATRVAHRFVATCLEVFNGFRPPVQLRRQLDPARVAVLLPELARATAYGTPARRRSARPGVRLRRLRVCEPRTSAIEAAAVLTGAGGRSWAMALRLEQRRGNWLCTDLRVL, translated from the coding sequence ATGACCGACCTCCGGCGGCCCGGGCCGGCACGCCCACCCGTGCGGCTGCGGCCAGCGCCCGCCTTCGAGCCGCCCTCCGTCGACGAGGACACCACCGGTTGGCCCAGACCGGCGGATGGGCAACTCGCCCTCGACCTCTTCGCCGCCGCCCGGCAGTGGCCCGGTAGCCGTGGCCCGGCCCGGCCGCCACTGCCGGGGGCGGCCTCGCGCTCCGGCGGCCGGCCGGTCGCGCCGGGAGTGCCGTGGTCGGGTGAGCCCGGCCGGCCCACCGGATCCGGGCCGCCGGGGCCCGGCCACGCGCCGGCCCGGCATCTGCCGGCCGGGGCCCTGACCACAGCCACCCCGGCGGCCACCCGGGTCGCCCACCGCTTCGTCGCCACCTGCCTGGAGGTGTTCAACGGCTTCCGGCCCCCGGTGCAGCTACGACGTCAGCTCGACCCGGCTCGGGTCGCCGTGCTGCTGCCCGAGCTGGCCCGCGCCACCGCGTACGGGACACCGGCCCGACGGCGCTCGGCGCGACCCGGGGTACGGCTGCGTCGCCTGCGTGTCTGCGAACCTCGCACCAGCGCCATCGAGGCCGCTGCCGTACTCACCGGCGCCGGTGGTCGTAGCTGGGCGATGGCGCTGCGCCTGGAGCAGCGGCGCGGCAACTGGCTCTGCACCGACCTGCGCGTCCTCTGA
- the secA gene encoding preprotein translocase subunit SecA: MSILEKVLRAGEGRMVRRLKAIAAAVNSIEDDYVNLTDDELRDMTEQFRERLADGETLDDLLPEAFAVCREAAARVLGQRPYDVQVMGGAALHFGNIAEMKTGEGKTLTSVMPVYLNALSGKGVHVVTVNDYLAQRDAAWMGRVHEFLGLTVGVVLPNRPATEHRAAYECDITYGTNNEFGFDYLRDNMAWSKDELVQRGHNFAVVDEVDSILIDEARTPLIISGPAEHSARWYGEFAAVVARLQSGKDGAGDYEVDYSKRTIAVTERGVAKVEDRLGIDNLYESVNTPLVGYLNNAIKAKELYKRDKDYIVSDGEVLIVDEFTGRILHGRRYNEGMHQAIEAKEGVEVKQENQTLATITLQNYFRLYDKLAGMTGTAQTEAGEFNKVYKVGVVTIPTHRPMIREDRADVIYKTEQAKFNAVIEDIAERHQAGQPVLVGTVSVENSEILSRLLTRRGIPHSVLNAKFHAREAEIVAQAGRKGAVTVATNMAGRGTDILLGGNPEFLAANELRQRGLDPLENAEEYDKALEEVLPQWKQACDAEAEEVAAAGGLYVLGTERHESRRIDNQLRGRSGRQGDPGESRFYLSLQDELMKRFRSGAVEAVMDRFNIPEDVPIESKMVTRQIKSAQAQIEGQNAEIRKNVLKYDEVMNKQRQVIYAERLRVLNGEDLSDQVRNMIDDTIEAYVRGATSDGYAEDWDLEQLWSSLKQLYPVGVTIEGLEEEAGGSRASIDADFLLARLKEDANAAYDRREEQLGAEGTRQLERMVLLQVIDRKWREHLYEMDYLQEGISLRAYAQRDPVVEYQREGFDMFATMMDGIKEETVGFLYNLEVQVNEPEPEAEEVQLLDKPVEIRAKGLGRAPQQQGLQYSAPTIDGEAGAGGVAVQREEQRAPALGIGRPDQAAPAAPGRTAPTAPQRPAGGLRGPAVPVGNSRQPAPGQATASNGPSRNAPCPCGSGRKYKRCHGAPGGTSAG, translated from the coding sequence GTGTCGATTCTGGAAAAGGTCCTCCGTGCGGGCGAGGGGCGCATGGTGCGCCGCCTCAAGGCGATCGCCGCCGCCGTCAACTCGATCGAGGACGACTACGTCAACCTCACCGATGATGAGCTGCGCGACATGACCGAGCAGTTCAGGGAGCGTCTCGCCGACGGCGAGACCCTGGACGACCTGCTGCCCGAGGCGTTCGCGGTCTGCCGGGAAGCGGCGGCCCGGGTGCTCGGCCAGCGGCCGTACGACGTGCAGGTGATGGGCGGCGCGGCGTTGCACTTCGGCAACATCGCCGAGATGAAGACCGGTGAGGGCAAGACCCTGACCTCGGTGATGCCGGTCTATCTCAACGCCTTGTCCGGCAAGGGCGTGCACGTGGTCACGGTCAACGACTACCTGGCCCAGCGGGACGCCGCCTGGATGGGGCGGGTGCACGAGTTCCTCGGTCTGACCGTCGGTGTGGTGCTGCCCAACCGGCCGGCGACCGAGCACCGCGCGGCGTACGAGTGCGACATCACCTACGGCACGAACAACGAGTTCGGTTTCGACTACCTGCGCGACAACATGGCCTGGTCGAAGGACGAGCTGGTCCAGCGCGGCCACAACTTCGCCGTGGTCGACGAGGTCGACTCCATCCTGATCGACGAGGCCCGGACCCCGCTGATCATCTCCGGCCCGGCCGAGCACTCCGCCCGCTGGTACGGCGAGTTCGCCGCCGTGGTGGCCCGTCTCCAGTCGGGCAAGGACGGCGCGGGTGACTACGAGGTCGACTACTCCAAGCGGACCATCGCGGTCACCGAGCGCGGCGTGGCGAAGGTCGAGGACCGGCTCGGCATCGACAACCTCTACGAGTCGGTCAACACTCCGCTGGTCGGCTACCTGAACAACGCGATCAAGGCCAAGGAGCTGTACAAGCGCGACAAGGACTACATCGTCAGCGACGGCGAGGTCCTGATCGTCGACGAGTTCACCGGCCGCATCCTGCACGGTCGCCGCTACAACGAGGGCATGCACCAGGCGATCGAGGCCAAGGAGGGGGTGGAGGTCAAGCAGGAGAACCAGACCCTGGCCACCATCACCCTGCAGAACTACTTCCGCCTCTACGACAAGCTCGCCGGCATGACCGGTACGGCCCAGACCGAGGCGGGCGAGTTCAACAAGGTCTACAAGGTCGGCGTGGTGACCATCCCGACCCACCGGCCGATGATCCGCGAGGACCGGGCCGACGTCATCTACAAGACCGAGCAGGCCAAGTTCAACGCGGTGATCGAGGACATCGCCGAGCGGCACCAGGCAGGTCAGCCAGTGCTCGTCGGAACGGTCTCGGTGGAGAATTCCGAGATCCTGTCCCGGCTGCTGACCCGCCGGGGCATCCCGCACTCGGTGCTGAACGCGAAGTTCCACGCCCGGGAGGCGGAGATCGTCGCCCAGGCCGGTCGCAAGGGCGCGGTCACGGTGGCCACCAACATGGCCGGCCGGGGCACCGACATCCTGCTCGGCGGCAACCCCGAGTTCCTCGCGGCCAACGAGCTGCGCCAGCGTGGGCTCGACCCGCTGGAGAACGCCGAGGAGTACGACAAGGCCCTCGAAGAGGTCCTGCCGCAGTGGAAGCAGGCGTGCGACGCGGAGGCCGAGGAGGTTGCCGCCGCCGGTGGGCTCTACGTGCTGGGCACCGAGCGGCACGAGTCCCGGCGGATCGACAACCAGCTGCGTGGTCGGTCCGGCCGGCAGGGCGACCCGGGCGAGTCGCGGTTCTACCTGTCGCTACAGGACGAGCTGATGAAGCGGTTCCGCTCCGGTGCGGTGGAGGCGGTCATGGACCGCTTCAACATCCCAGAGGACGTGCCCATCGAGTCGAAGATGGTCACCCGCCAGATCAAGAGCGCCCAGGCTCAGATCGAGGGGCAGAACGCCGAGATCCGCAAGAACGTCCTCAAGTACGACGAGGTCATGAACAAGCAGCGCCAGGTGATCTACGCCGAGCGGCTGCGCGTGCTCAACGGCGAGGATCTCTCCGACCAGGTACGCAACATGATCGACGACACCATCGAGGCGTACGTGCGGGGGGCCACCTCGGACGGCTACGCCGAAGATTGGGATCTTGAGCAGTTGTGGTCCAGCCTCAAGCAGCTCTACCCGGTGGGCGTCACCATCGAGGGGCTGGAGGAGGAGGCCGGCGGGTCCCGGGCCAGCATCGACGCCGACTTCCTGCTCGCCCGGCTGAAGGAGGACGCGAACGCCGCGTACGACCGGCGTGAGGAGCAGCTCGGCGCCGAGGGCACCCGGCAGCTGGAACGGATGGTGCTGCTCCAGGTCATCGACCGCAAGTGGCGTGAGCACCTCTACGAGATGGACTACCTCCAGGAGGGCATCTCGCTGCGGGCGTACGCCCAGCGCGACCCCGTGGTGGAGTACCAGCGCGAGGGCTTCGACATGTTCGCCACCATGATGGACGGCATCAAGGAGGAGACGGTCGGCTTCCTCTACAACCTTGAGGTGCAGGTCAACGAGCCGGAGCCGGAGGCCGAGGAGGTCCAGCTGCTGGACAAGCCGGTGGAGATCCGGGCCAAGGGCCTGGGTCGTGCGCCGCAGCAGCAGGGGCTTCAGTACTCCGCGCCGACCATCGACGGTGAGGCCGGCGCGGGTGGTGTCGCCGTGCAGCGTGAGGAGCAGCGGGCTCCCGCACTCGGCATCGGCCGTCCGGACCAGGCCGCCCCGGCGGCACCGGGGCGCACGGCGCCGACCGCGCCGCAGCGTCCGGCCGGCGGCCTGCGCGGTCCGGCGGTCCCGGTCGGCAACTCCCGCCAGCCCGCACCGGGGCAGGCGACCGCCAGCAACGGACCGTCCCGCAATGCGCCGTGCCCCTGCGGCTCGGGTCGCAAGTACAAGCGCTGCCACGGTGCGCCCGGCGGCACCTCGGCCGGCTGA